TTCCGGTGGGGAGCTACGCGAGGGGGGCGGTGAGCCGCTACTTCGAGGAGAGAGGAAAACCGACAGGGGAGGAGCCGCTCATCCTCAACGCCCGCGGCGGGAGGCTCACCCGGCGCAGCATCGGCAGGATCGTGGACACCCACATGCTCCTCATTGCCTCCATGCGCAAGGCATCCCCTCACACCCTGCGCCACTCCTTCGCCACCCATCTCCTGGAAGGGGGCGCGGACCTGCGCGCGATACAGGAGCTTCTCGGCCACAGCTCCCTCTCCACCACCCAGAAGTACACCCACGTAAGCATCGACAAGCTTATGGAGGTGTACGACAAGGCGCACCCCAAGGCCAAAAGCTGATCCGCAGATTAGGCACTTTCGCAGAGTCGCGCCAGGCTAAAACTTGTCCGCAGATTACGCACATTCGCACAGTGACGCGGTCGTGGTGCTGCAGCCTCCTGCCCAAGGTAAAAGCCTTATCCGCAGATTACGCAGATTCCGCAGATTAACGCGGTGATGATGCTGCATCGCACTCCGATAAAAAGAGGGTCTTTCGCAAAACTGCAATTAGGAATGCATCTCCACAAGCACTGCACGAGGGCCTCGCGTCCCCCCTTTGCGGTTTGCGAAGGGGGGACAGGGCGGATTTGCCTCTCGTCACCCCTTACAACCACCCCACAAACGTCGATAATTCCACGAAAAAAGACCCCGACCGAGTGGCCGGGGTCTTTTTCATTACACCTTCTGCAGCGCGGAACTAAGCTGGAGGCGCCGCCACTGCACCCACCTGCGCGGCCTGCAGAGTCGGCACCGCGGGCTCCTCGCACAGATCTATTTTCATGTCCCAGTTCCTGATCCTCATGGTGCCGTTTTGCTGCAAGTTCAGGTGCATCTTGAAGGCGCGATCCCAAAGCTGCGGCTGGTGCCCTGCCTTGTTGGCAATGCACTCCTTCGTGGCTATCTCCAGGTACTCCTCGAGGAGCGGCCGGTACGCCGGATGCGCGCACTTCTCGATGATGAGCTTCGCCCGCTCCTTCGGCGCGAGACCGCGGCAGTCGGCTAGCCCCTGCTCGGTTACCAGCACGTCCAGGTCGTGCTCGGTGTGGTCGATGTGGGAACAGTGCGGCACCACGCAGGAAATCCCCAGCGGGTCGGTCTTGCTCGGCCTCGTGGACGGGGTGTGCATGATGGAGAGATAGGCGTTGCGCAGGAAGTCGCCGGAGCCGCCGAGCCCGTTGATCATCCTCGTCCCGCCGACAAGCGTGGAGTTCGCGTGGGCGTAGATGTCGATCTCAACCGGGGTGTTCATGGCGATGCACCCGAGACGCCGTATAGCCTCCGGAGAGTTGGAAATGGCGAGCTGGCGCAGGGTGATCTTGTCGGCGTAACGGTCCCAGTTTTCGAAGAAGCGCGGGAAGCCGAGGGTCTCCGACAGCGACAGCGAGCAGGAGGACGCGAAGTCGAGGCGCCCGGAGTCAAAAAGGTCCAGCATGGTGTCCTGCAGCACCTCTGTGTACACCGTGAGGTTGTAAAAGGGCCCCTTCGCCAGCCCCCCGACGACCGCGTTGGCAATCGAGCCGACGCCGGACTGGAGGGGGAGCAGGTTCTTCGGGAGGCGCCCCGCCTTCACCTCATGGGCGAAGAACTCGAGAATGTGGTTCGCAATTGCCTCGGCGTTCTCGTCGGACTCCGTGAAGGAGCGCCCCTTGTCCCGGTACTTCGATTCGACGATGGCGATGATCTTGTCCGGGTCGCACGGGACGTAGGAGGTGCCGATGCGGTCATTGACCTTGCGGATCAGGAAGGGCTGGCGGTGCGGCGGATTCTGGCACATGACGATGTCATGCATCCCTTCGAACGAAGGCTCGCCTGTGTTCACCTCGAGGATGATCTTGTCCGCGACCGCCATCAGTTCCGGCACGACGCCGCAGGAGGAGGTGAGAATGAGGCCGCAGTCCTCGGTGATTGCCGAGACCTCGATAACGGCGATGTCGATCTTGCCGCTCTCGGTGTCCTTCGTGTAGAAGCCGTACGCGAGGTCCTGGGCAAACATGGAGAGGTGCTTGTCGCCCATGCGGATGCGCCCCTCGTTGATCCCGGCGGCGATGTTCTTCCCCGTCTGGTACGGCCAGCGGCGGTCGATCATGTCGAGCGAGGCCCAGCGGTTCTCGGTCTCCGCCCCGACGGAGGCCCCGATGAAGAGGTTGAAACGCAGTTTCCCCTGCAGCCCGTGCTTTTCCACATGGTCTGCCAAGGCGATCGGCACCGCCTTCGGGTACCCCGCGGGGGTGAACCCCGACCAGCCGAGGTTCATGCCGTCCTTGAAATACGGGATTGTCTCCTCAGCCGTCACAATCTTCCCGTGCAGCGAGCTTCTTCTGATCCTCTTCAGTAGTTCAGACATCTGGAAACCTCCATTTCTCGTGTTCTCACAGATCCCACCCAAGCTTGCGTCATGCTCGCCGCGGCCAGAAGCGGCCCCCGGGCAGCTTCCACGCAGGAGTGTATACCGTATACAATTTAAAGGGGCACAGTCAAGAGCATTTTTTCGCGCTCCGCAATTTGTCGAAGCCCAAAAATCCTCTTGCAGCAATAAGTTAAAAGGGAGCAGAGCGCGAAAGTGCGGCAGAGAAGGGTTCGCCCTCAGGCGGCACAGGCATCGCGGCCGCGCATTATTGCCCATTTTTAACAAAATGGCTATAAGTTCTTGAAAGGAGATGGTATACAGGGGGAGATGCGGAGAAGGAGCATCCTGGTGGCAAGGGATTCGTGTGCAGAGATGGGGCCGGGAGTCTCTACTCCACCTTCTCCCTCCAGAGCCTGATACTGAGGTTGCGGTCCAGAAGCTGCCACAGCTGATCCGGATCGGTAGGCTGCCCGTTCTGGGCTCCGGGCGGGGCCGGCTTCTTTCTGCCTTGCGCCTCGCGCCGTTCCGTCAGTGAGAGGATGACACCTTTTTTCATCGTGCTTCTCCTGGGGCACATGGCCTGTTCAATGGTATGCCTGCTGACCTTGCAGCTCCTCCGGAAGAGGAGCAGCAGGAAATATGATTGCTAAGGGAGATATCGAATGTTTCGAGCGCTGCGTTTCATCTTGCTGCTGGCGTTTGCCGCAGCCATCTTCGGGTGCGCCGGGCAGGCCAAAACCACCCCCCTCACCAACTTCCCCAACCGCGCCGACCGTTTCGACATCCGGTTCGCCTGGGAGACACACGCGACAGCCGGCTCCCTGACAGTGGAAGGGGTGGCAAAGAACGTGCGTTACGCCTACGTGGAGGACCTGTCGCTCCAGATCTCGCTTCTGGACCGCAATCAACGCGTACTGGCGCAGGAAACGTACTTTTTCATCCCCTCGCAGATCCAGCTCGACGACTCCGCGCCCTTCACTGTCGCCCTCAAAGCCGCGGCGCCTCCGGGAGCGCAGCTGGAGTTCCTCTACCGGTACCGCTTCACGGAAGGAATGGACCACTCCCGGTGGGAGGGACTTTTCACCTCCGACCTGGCAACCGGTGCTGTGCGCTGGCCGGAGTGACAGGACCTTTATCGGCAAAAAAGGGTAAGGCTTTAATAAGTCCTCGCGGATAAAAACGCTCATCCGACAATTCCGGGGAAGTCGTAATATGTTCCAATGAAGGGCCTCACGAGGCCTCGCGTCCCCCCTTTGCGAAGGGGGGAACGTTAGGCTTCTGCAGTGCTTCGTGGCAATGTACCGACGCTCCCCCGGAATTCCCGGATGAACCATGAAAAAAGGGCGCAAAGGATAAAAAAACCTTTGCGCCCTTCTCGTTCGTTTTTCTTTCGGCTTCAGTTTGGAAGGAGGAGTCGCCGCTCGTTACTCTTTACAGATCTGCGCCACCAGGTAGTTCTGGGGCCCCATCTGCGCGATCTCGTCGAGCTGTGCTTCCAGCTCATCGATGTGCTCCTCTTCTTCCGCCAGGATCGCCACAAGGATCTCGCGTGTGCCGTTGTCTCCGATCTCCACCGCCAGCCGGACGCTGTCGTTGTAGCCGCGGATCGCCCCCTCTTCCAGGAGCCGGTCGTTTTCGTGCATCTTCGGGACCTCGGAGCCGATGTTGATCGTCAGCGGCGGGTTGACGGTTGGGCGCCCCTCGAGGAAGATGATGCGCGCAATCAGCTTCTCCGCATGCCTCATCTCCGCCATTGCCCTGTCCTCGATCTGCTTGTGTATCCGTTTGTACCCCCAGTTCTCGGCCATTTCAGCATGGACCATGTACTGGTTGATGGCGGTGAGCTCCTCGGCAAGAAGCCTGTTGAGGTGCTCTATCATCTTTTCGTTCCCTTTCATCGGTAACCTCCTCTTTCCGTTTGTTGGGCCTGCGGCCTCGGATTCGTAAAAAGGGTGCTGCCACTGCCAAGGATAAAATGAACCTCCATATGATACCCGGTGGTGAAGACTTTGCAATTTCAGAACGGCGGCTGGTGCGCCTCTACGAGCACACCTCCTTTTTTTCCACGCTCTTCATTTTCTTCAGCCGGATTATCCCCGCCTTGCATGCCTCGAAGGCATCCTCACTGTTTGGCGAGCTCGCCGCCACCAGAGATATGATTTCCCCGAGGGGCACCCGGCCGGAGCGCCGCACCAGCAATACGTCCCGCAGGACATACGACCCCTTCAGATCCTCCGCTATCTGCTGCAGCTCTTCCTCGGCCTCCTCCGTCATCCGGAACTCGACATGGCACGTAGTCCCTCCCGCCGTCTCCTGCGGCTTGACGACGGAGTAATGGAAGACCACCGAGCCCGCGCCGCTCGTGCCGAGTTCCCTGTAGATCGTTTCTGGCGAAATCTCTTCCTCAGTAATGCGTACCACGCAACCCTCCGTTCATCCCGCACGGGGGATTTTCATTAGGTTTAGCGACCTTTTCTTGCAGCCTCTTAAGCCATTCTAGCAGGTTGCGCCGTTGTGGGAACGCCGAAGGCCGTGCATGTCTCTCTGTTGAGGGCGTGCCCCCCAATTTCGACGCACGACGCTCTTTTGGATTTCTAGAGAAAGCGCGCGGCGGTTGCCGTCAATGCCGCCCAGACGAGGACGCCGGCGGTCGCGGCGGCACAGGCGATGGAGAGGATGCGATGCAGGAGGTTCTCCTCGCCATGTTCCTGGTAGCCGAGGAGTTTTCCGAGGACGATACCGGAGAGGATTCCCCCACCGTGACCCCAGTTGTTGATTCCGGGAAAGACGAACCCAAAGAGGGCGAGGCTGATGACCCAGCCGCTGACCTCCCGGTAGACGGCGGCGCCGTAGCACCCTCCGCGGCTCTTCCCGAAGTAGAGGAGCGCGCCGATGAGGCCGCAGATCGCGGCGGACGCACCGATGGTGAAGGGGACGTCGGCGACGACGGACAGCAGAAAGCCGCCGATCCCGCTGAGGGTGTAGATGATGAACATGCGGTTCGGCCCGTACTCCCGCGACACCCAGGGGGCGATCTGTCGCAGCGCCATCATATTGAAGAAGATGTGCAGGAGTCCGCCGTGCAGGTAATTGGCGGCGAGAAGGGTCCACACCCGGCCGAGGTCGACGACCGGAACGGTGCCGGTCGCGCCGAGGAGGAGAAGACTCATGCGGCTCGGGGAAAGGATGTTCAAGGGACCCGCGGAAAAGGCGTGTCGGCCGTTGAGGGCGAGCGAGAGGAGGAAGAAGACGATGTTTGCCCCGAGGATCGTTTGCACCAGCCATCCCCCCTGACGGGAGACGGCCCACTGCAATCGCCCCGGACGCGGCGTGTTGCACCACGAGCAGCGCGCCTGGCTACTGCCCATCAATTGTCCGCACTGCGGGCAGAGGACGGAGCGGTCCTTCATTGGTGCCTCCTGACTGGTCTGCCGGTCACTATAGCATCCGGGAGGGGTAAATCAAACATGGTGCCGTTTCAATGGCAACAAAGACGATCTTTGACAGGAAAAGAGTTCAGGGAGATGCCTCTGTCATGGAAGGAGCGGCCTCTTGCAGAAGCCATAGGGAGATGAAAATGGAAATGGGGAGCAATGTTTCTACTCCCCATCTGGTGTTTCTACCCAAAGCTTATGTCTAAATAGCCGGAGAACCGGAAAGGTTTACTTCCGCGGGAAATCCATCAACGCCATCCGCCTCTATCAAATTTAGTGTGACTGTGATAGAAGCTACTGCAATCTGCTCTTCAGCAGATCCTTCCCTTTTGATATCAGGTTGTTGTTCATCTGCTGTACTTCGTCGAAGAAGCTTTTTGCTTCGTTATCCCCTTCGCTCTCTGCATCCTGCAGATATTGGCTGCAGGTTTCCACTGCTTGCGAAGAGTTATAAATGACACTTATAATGTCATAGTCTTTATTCTTGAGTACCGATTGTGCCATCTCTTCCTCCTTCTACCGTCTATCCCGTTTTGTTTCATTACCCCCTTCCCGCGGCAGTATCCGAGCTCACCGCTACTTTCATCTAAAAGGATAACACACCCGATACAAAGTCAACAGCATGCTCGGGCGGCGGCTTTTTTCAGAAAACGGTTGAGGAATACACAGAAAAGCGGGTGCGGAAGGGGGTGCAACTATGGGAGGGAAGATGGCAGGGCGCCCCCGGTGGAGGCGCCCCGTGTCGTGGCAGGTCAGGCGGCAGCTACGATGGCGGCAGCTTTCACCTGGCGGGCAAGCTCCGCCGCGCGCTCCCTGATGAGTTGCAGCTGCTCCTCGGAGGCGGCTCCCTTGAACTCGACCGGCTCCAGGAACTGCCACTTCATCTTCTGGTGCTCCATGATCTCGTCGAGCTCGCGCTGGGCGCCGCCGGACCAGCCGAAGCTTCCGACCCTGAGCGCCACCTTTCCGGTCACCATCTTCCGACCCAGCTCATCGATGACTGCCGCCATCGGCGGGAACATCTTGAACTCGTAGGTCGGCATGGCGAGGATGACGCCGGTGGAGCGCCAGGCGGAGGCGAGGATGTCGCTGATATGCGTCTGCGGCACCTGATGGACGATCGCCTTCACCCCCTCGGAGGCGAGCCCCTCCAGAAGAGGCGCGATCGCTTTTTCGGTGTTGCCGTACATGCTCCCCCACAATACCGTCACGACCGGCTCTGCAGGTCCCGCCCCGAAGGAGGCGAAGCGCTGGTAGAGGGAGACCACCCTCTGCGGGTCGCGGCGCCACACGAGCCCGTGCCCCGGAGCGATGATCTTTACGTCCAGGTTCTTCAGCTTGTCGATGGCGCGAACCACCGAGGGGTGAAAGCGGGCCACGATGTTTGCGAAGTAACGAAGCGCCTCCTCCTCGTAGAACTGCAGCTGCTCCTCGGTCATCTCGTCGTCGCACCCGGCGGTCCCGACGGAGCCGTAGCTGCCGAAGGCGTCGCACGGCAGGAGGGTGCCGGTGGATGCCTCGTACGTCACCATGGTGTCCGGCCAGTGCACGTTCGGGGTCTCCTCGAAGACGAGCTTCTTCCCGTTACCGAGATCGATGCTGTCACCGGAGCGCACGGTCCTGTACTTCACGTCGAGCCCGTAGAAGGCCTGCGCCAGTTCCAGCCCCTTCTGGGTGATGACCACCTCGAAGTCGTTGGTGATCTTCTGGAAAGACTTGATCCACCCGGTGTGGTCCGGCTCGGTGTGGTTTATGATCACGTAGCGGATGTCCTTCACGTCGACGCCGATCTCCGCCATCTGCGCGTAGAGAGTTTCGGGGACGCCGTCCCAGTCGCAAACGCCGTCTACGATCGCCACGTCACGCCCCTTGATGACATAGGAGTTCATGGCGCAGCCGTGCGGCAGCGGCCACATCCCCTCGAAAAGGACGTCCGATTCTATATTGGCGGAGAGCCGGTAGATATTGTCGGTTACCAATGATGCCTGCATGCTGTCTTCCTCCTCTTGACCGGGCTCCCCGGCCGTTATCGTATTTTATGTGCTGCCGTGACGACTTCAGGTCTTTTAGGATCGATTTAGTCCTGTATTGGAAAGGAGCATAAACCCGGCCGCGGCTTTTGTCTATCACAAAATGACCTCCATTGTGTAAACAATTCCGCACCTGACGCGGGCTCGCGCACTTCCTGCCTCTCCGGCCGAAGTGCTATACTACCTGAGTCAGTTCTCATTTTATTGGGGAACTGCACATAGTTAGCATACTCAGCGGTCCCGTCTCCTGCCGCTTCACCTTTTGGTAGCCCCCCTCCGATGAAGCGGTACGAGAGGACGCGCCGGAAGGAGACGACACATGAACAACCTTCATCTCGGGACCCTGCTCCTCGGAGCACTCCTTTTCGCTGTACCTGCCGCTGCGCCGCTATCGGCCGCAGAGGAGGCAGAGCATCCCGTTTTCATCAACGCAGACGAAATGAAGTGGGACAGCGCCCCGCCGGGTCTTCCTGCGGGTGCGAAGGCGACGGTCGTCTATGGCGACCCGCACAAGCCGGGGCCGTTCGTGGTCCGGCTCATGACTCCCGCTGGATACAAGATCATGCCTCACTGGCACACCAGGGCGGAAAACCTCACGGTCATCTCCGGCGCGCTCTACCTCGGCGGCGGCGACAGTTTCGACTACTCGAAGGCCCATGCCCTGAAGCCGGGTGGATACCACTACCTGCCGGCCAGGATGCACCACTTCGCTTTCACAGACATGCCGACGGTGGTCCAGATACACGGCGAGGGGCCGTTCGACATCAACTACGTGCGCCAGAGTGACGACCCGCGCGGGCAGGTACGGTAGCTTTCTGCGGCGGCGGCATGCGAGGCCGCCGCTTCTCTGTTATGCTGGCTCCATCAAAATGCAGGAGGAACGACTGTGAAAAGAACGATCGAGACAAAGATCATCCCTTCCCTTTTCCTGCTTCTGGTTCTCCTTGCGATTTCCCAGGTCCCGGGGTGCGGCGGAGGGGGGGACGGAGGTGGGGGAGGAAGCGCGACAACAGGGACGCTGCAGGTCTCCATCACGGACGCGCCCCCGACGGCGCCGGTCTTCGCGAGCGTGCACCTCACGGTGGACAAGGTCGTGGTCGTCCCGGTGGGACGCGAAGGGGCGCCCGACAACGATGCATCCCTCCCGGTCATTGCGACCTTCCCGTCGGGAGTGGGGGTGGACATCCTCAACCTGCACTTCCTGCCGCAACTCCTCGGCAGCGCCACGATCCCTGCGGGGAGCTACAGCCAGGTCAGGCTGATCCTGGCGGCGAACCCTCCCACGGCGCTCACCAACTACGTCACCTTCGCCAACGCCCCGAGCCAAAGGGTCGCACTGACGACGCCGAGCGCGCAGCAGTCGGGGGTGAAGATCATCGGGAATTTCACAGTCACCGCAGGAGTGCTCAACACAATACTTCTCGACTTCAATCCCACTACCGCCATCGTGGTGGCGGGAAACTCCGGGAACGTCAACCTGAAGCCGACCGGGATCAGGATCATCCAGGTCTTCGACTCCCTCGCGAATGCGGGCTCCGTTTCCGGCACGATCCGCTCTCCGGCCTTCGGCGCCTGGTCGAGCGCAACGGTCTCCGTCGTACCGCGCAATCCTGCCGGGAGCGCAGTCACCTCCGGGATTATCTTCAGCAACTTCAGCTCCCCGAGTGTGTGGAAGGCGCCGTTCACAGCGATCTTGCCGCCGACCGGCGGAGGCACCATGCCGTCGGCAAACTACAGGGTGCTGGTGCAGGCGTATCGGGCGACGAACTCGCAGGGTCCGGTCTTTGGCCTGTACTCCTCCCCCCTCTTCACGGTCAGCACGGGAGTCGATACCGCCGTCCCGCCGGCAGGGGTGGTGCAACTGGCACCGTAGCATTACCCTGGTAGAGGTGCTCCGCACACTGACAGCCCACAGCAATGACAGACCCCGCCGAATCCGGCGGGGTCTGTTTTTGTGGCACCTTTGAGGAACGAAGTACCTAAAAAGTTCCTTATTGACGAAAGTCCCCATACGAGTCACGGTAGCGCTCCGGTTGCGACGGAAGACTTTACCTGAATGCACCAGTACAAACAGGAGGAATTGATATGAAAGTTGTGGCCTTCAATGGCAGTCCGAACAAAGAGGGGAATACCTGGAACGCACTGAAGCTGGTGACGGCCGAGCTGGAAAGGGAGGGGATCGAGACCGAAATCGTCCATGTGGGGAACGCGGCGATCAGGGGGTGTGCCGCCTGCTACGCCTGCCTGAAGAACAGGAATGAAGAGTGCGTCCTTCCCGGCGATGACGTGAACGAGTGGATACAGAAAATGAAGGCGGCGGACGGCATCCTTCTCGGGACGCCGGTGCACTATGCCGCGATGGCGGGGGCGATGAAATCGTTCCTCGACCGCGCCTTCTTCGTCGCCGGCGTCAATGATGGTCTGCTGCGCCACAAGGTCGGCGCATCGGTGGTGGCGGTGCGCCGCTCCGGCGGGCTCCCCGCATTCGACCAGTTGAACAACTTTCTGATGTACGCGGAGATGCTCATTCCCACCTCCAACTACTGGAACGTCATCCACGGCAGGACGCCCGGTGAGGTGCACCAGGATCCCGAGGGGGTGCAGATCATGCGGGTACTCGGGAAAAACATGGCTTTCCTCATGAAACTCGTGGAAAACGGGAAAGGTGCGGTGACACCGCCGGAGAGAGAGCAGAAGACCTTCTTCAGCTTTATCCACTGAAATTGAAACCGATCATGATACCAATACTGCCGAGTAGGCTGTAAGGTCCCCTCCCCCCTTGCGGGGGAGGGTCAGGGTGGGGGGGAAGGCGCCACCACTCCAGCTGATCGCAGCTTCACCCACCCCCTGACCCCCTCCCGTCGAGGGAGGGGGAACTATAAGGGTGAGCGGCTCGACAAACCGCCCGCTCCTTCACCGCGCGCGCCAGGTGGGCCGCGCGTTCCTTCAATAGATCCAGCGTCTCCACTCCCGCGTCCCCCCTGAATTCGACCGGCTCCAAAAACTGCCACTTCATCTTCTGGCGCTCGACGATCTCCTCCAGTTCACGCTGCGCCCCTCCGGACCACCCGAAGCTCCCCACACGGAAGGCGAGCTTGTTGATCACCTGCTTGCGCCCGAGATCCTCAAGGACCGCAGCCATCGGCGGGAACATCTTGAACTCGTAGGTCGGCATGGCGAGAATGATCCCCGTCGAGCGCCAGGCGGAGGCGAGGATGTGGCTTACATGCGTCTGCGGGACACGATGGACGACCGCCTCCACCCCCTCGGAAGTCACCCCCCGAACAATCGGATCGATTGCCTTTTCCGTGTTGCCGTACATGCTTCCCCAGATTACCGTCACCACCGGCTCGGCCGGGCCGTCGACAAAGGAGGTGAAGCGCCGGTACAGCTCCATGATGCGTTGCGGGTTCCCGCGCCATATCGGGCCATGCGCCGGCGCGATGATTGCGGGATCGAGTTCCTTTACCGTCTCGATGGCACGGGCTACTGACGGTGAAAAGTGGGCGAGGACATTGGAGTAGTAGCGCAGCGCCTCGTCCTCATAGCCGCCAAGCTGCTCCCCGCTCATCTGGTCGTCGCACATGGCCATGCCGAGCGCGCCGAAGCTCCCGAAGAGGTCGCAGGAGAGGACCGCGCCGGTGAATTCCTCGTACGTCACCATCGTCTCGGGCCAATGCACGTTCGGCGTCTCGACAAAGCGCAGTATCTTCCCCTTCCCCAGGTCGATGGTGTCACCGGTATGCACGACGCGGTAGTTGGCATCTGCTCCGTAAAAGCTTCTCGCTATCTCCACTCCCTTCTCGGTGGCGACGATCTCGACCCGCTCCGTCATCTCCAGCAGCGACTTCAGCCACCCGGTGTGATCCGGTTCTGCGTGGTTGATGACGACGTAGCGGATGTCGCCGACATCGCTTCCCATACCTTGCAGCTGCCGGTACAGAGCGGCAGGGGCTGCCGGGTCCATTCCCCAGACCCCGTCGACCATGGCTACATCGTACCCCTTCACCACGTACGAGTTCATGGAGCACCCCTGCGGCAGCGGCCACATCCCTTCAAAAAGGGTGTCGTTGAAGAGGTTTACCGAGAGCCGATACAGTCCGTGCGAAATGTGCGCTGCCGCCATGGTCGCTGCCTCCTTGGCCCGGTCACGCGGTGAGTCGGGCGTACAAGCAGATTTTGTACCGTACAGTGTAGCGCACAAAAAGAATTTCGAGAGACGGCGACCGTTTAGGAAAGAGGGGCGCCTTCATATCTCAGGCGGACGCGTCTCAGCCAGAGATAGGCAAGGGGGGGGACGGCGAGGAGGAAAAGATAGAGGAGGAGGTGAAAGGTCCCCTGCACCCCGGCCTTGTCCGCAACCTTCCCCACCACCGGACCGATGCAGGCAAAGGAGATGCGGAAAGAGAGGGTCTGGAGAGAGAGTACGGAGGCGCGCTGTCCGGACGGAGTTTCCCCCTGTGTGTGTGACAGCATCATCGGGCCGCGCAGCCCGCGCATGCAGGTGAGGAGGTAGTAGAAGAGAAACCCCCAGAGCCCGCCTATGATCCCGAGCCCGAAGTACCCGGTTGCGATGAGCGCGAAAAAGAGGATCATCATCCCCCGGTCCCCCAGCCGGTCGTGGAGGCGATGGCTTGCCATGGCAGAGAGCGCCACCATGAGGTTCGCCCCCGCCCACACCGGGCCGAACCAGGTCAGCGGCACCCCCGCATGGCGCATGTACGGCTGGATGAGCCACACCGGGAAGAACGAGGAGAGCCCGAGGATGGTATTCAGAAGGATGGTGTAGCGCAGGAGCTTGTTCTCGAGGAAGGCGTAGCGGGCGATCCCCCAGGCCTCTTTCAGGTGGGAGCGGGTCGGCTTCCGGTGCCGGGGGGGCTCCGAGATGGAGGTCGTCACCAGGAAGGCGAGGAGCCAGACGCCGACCTGGAGGAAAAAGGGGAGCAGCGGCGCCGCGGCATAGATGAGACCGGCACAGAGGGCACCGCACGCCTCGCCGGTCTGGGAGAAGCCGGTCATGCGCCCTTCGCACCGGGCGTACCGGTCGAGCTGCC
The DNA window shown above is from Geomonas sp. RF6 and carries:
- a CDS encoding FprA family A-type flavoprotein, encoding MAAAHISHGLYRLSVNLFNDTLFEGMWPLPQGCSMNSYVVKGYDVAMVDGVWGMDPAAPAALYRQLQGMGSDVGDIRYVVINHAEPDHTGWLKSLLEMTERVEIVATEKGVEIARSFYGADANYRVVHTGDTIDLGKGKILRFVETPNVHWPETMVTYEEFTGAVLSCDLFGSFGALGMAMCDDQMSGEQLGGYEDEALRYYSNVLAHFSPSVARAIETVKELDPAIIAPAHGPIWRGNPQRIMELYRRFTSFVDGPAEPVVTVIWGSMYGNTEKAIDPIVRGVTSEGVEAVVHRVPQTHVSHILASAWRSTGIILAMPTYEFKMFPPMAAVLEDLGRKQVINKLAFRVGSFGWSGGAQRELEEIVERQKMKWQFLEPVEFRGDAGVETLDLLKERAAHLARAVKERAVCRAAHPYSSPSLDGRGSGGG
- a CDS encoding MFS transporter, with product MKNLDRNVPKLYAFAFLQMTLFPMAIITLFWKDHIGLTLAQILLLQSIFSVATVILEYPSGYVSDRVGYRVSLTIASVLGMAGWGFYTVAHSFADVLVAEILLGISLSFISGSDSALLYETLRAEGQLDRYARCEGRMTGFSQTGEACGALCAGLIYAAAPLLPFFLQVGVWLLAFLVTTSISEPPRHRKPTRSHLKEAWGIARYAFLENKLLRYTILLNTILGLSSFFPVWLIQPYMRHAGVPLTWFGPVWAGANLMVALSAMASHRLHDRLGDRGMMILFFALIATGYFGLGIIGGLWGFLFYYLLTCMRGLRGPMMLSHTQGETPSGQRASVLSLQTLSFRISFACIGPVVGKVADKAGVQGTFHLLLYLFLLAVPPLAYLWLRRVRLRYEGAPLS